A genomic window from Prosthecobacter sp. SYSU 5D2 includes:
- a CDS encoding tetratricopeptide repeat protein — MKTSALTLALFATLSSLSAAPSLWDNPVFQKKLLGSFGYSSEVEPPMSDSEANDYEQILPLIKDDPDTAMKYLEQLRGLPNSSARFDFLIGNLHFQQDRKQQAAAEFIKALAKFPDYRQAHANLAILYAQAGAHQEAVRHFTEAIRLGAVDGTNYGLLGISYLTLENYTSAEEAFRLASVLSPEVKDWEMGLMRALYMQERFPDVISMLDNMLKKTPDDDSLWSLQANAYLGKKDMLAAAANFEVLDRMGKLQPAQLATLGDIYVNENMLDVAAGAYLRAYEKDGGNDVAGPLRAAEILLAKEGFKSSRDLLQKVQSGKAQLGAEDRRRVMKLEAKINMAEGKESEAVTILTQVAELDPLDGETLLLLGGHYQKESNHEKAAFYYETAAGIEAFEADAKVRLAQLYAGMGKYADAIPLLKRAQDISPRDSVGKFLEDLERFMKNRR, encoded by the coding sequence ATGAAAACGTCCGCTCTCACCCTCGCTCTCTTCGCCACGCTCAGCTCCCTGAGCGCTGCGCCCAGCCTGTGGGACAATCCTGTGTTCCAGAAAAAACTGCTCGGCAGTTTTGGTTATTCCAGCGAGGTGGAGCCGCCGATGAGCGACTCTGAAGCCAACGACTACGAGCAGATCCTGCCGCTCATCAAGGATGATCCGGACACGGCCATGAAGTACCTGGAGCAGCTCCGTGGACTGCCCAACAGCAGCGCGCGGTTTGACTTCCTGATTGGCAACCTGCACTTCCAGCAGGACCGCAAGCAGCAGGCGGCGGCGGAGTTCATCAAGGCCCTGGCCAAGTTTCCCGACTACCGCCAGGCGCATGCGAACCTGGCCATCCTGTATGCCCAGGCCGGAGCGCATCAGGAGGCCGTGCGCCATTTCACCGAGGCCATCCGCCTGGGTGCGGTGGACGGCACGAACTACGGCCTGCTGGGCATCTCCTACCTGACGCTGGAAAACTACACTTCTGCCGAGGAAGCCTTCCGCCTGGCCTCCGTGTTGAGCCCGGAGGTGAAGGACTGGGAGATGGGCCTGATGCGTGCGCTCTACATGCAGGAGCGGTTTCCGGATGTGATCTCCATGCTGGACAACATGCTGAAAAAGACCCCGGATGATGACAGCCTGTGGTCGCTCCAGGCCAATGCCTACCTGGGCAAAAAGGACATGCTGGCCGCTGCGGCCAACTTTGAAGTGCTGGACCGCATGGGCAAGCTGCAGCCCGCGCAGCTCGCCACCCTGGGGGACATTTATGTGAATGAAAACATGCTGGATGTGGCCGCCGGAGCCTACCTCCGCGCTTATGAAAAGGACGGCGGCAATGACGTGGCCGGCCCGCTGCGTGCCGCTGAGATCCTGCTGGCCAAAGAGGGCTTCAAATCCTCCCGGGACCTGCTGCAAAAGGTGCAGTCTGGCAAGGCCCAACTGGGGGCGGAAGACCGCCGCCGGGTGATGAAGCTGGAAGCGAAAATCAACATGGCCGAGGGCAAGGAAAGCGAAGCGGTGACCATCCTGACCCAGGTGGCCGAACTGGACCCTCTGGATGGCGAGACGCTGCTGCTGCTGGGCGGTCATTATCAAAAGGAAAGCAACCACGAAAAGGCCGCCTTCTATTACGAAACGGCTGCTGGCATTGAGGCTTTTGAAGCCGATGCCAAGGTGCGCCTGGCCCAGCTTTACGCCGGCATGGGCAAGTATGCCGATGCCATCCCGCTGCTGAAACGCGCCCAGGACATCAGCCCCCGCGACAGCGTGGGCAAATTCCTGGAGGACCTGGAGCGGTTCATGAAGAACCGGCGGTGA
- a CDS encoding energy transducer TonB codes for MSTPAHPASKTDKRKGTGKWVLVQLLFMVGYGAGLTIFVLGVIPYLQIVTGGGAKDLLVRTVAAVEAPPPPDSMLDEPPPPPDTQEEPPPDMTPPPDLGSTSLDIGMVGGTGAAIPMNFGGAAMQNAMANFSMGEAGTKPRAVYQVQPKIPANLRTASGRVEVEFTVDVQGRVQNPRVTSSFSPLMNEPVITAIKQWRFEPGQRGGKRVPTKTKQPFKFGK; via the coding sequence ATGTCCACACCCGCCCATCCAGCGTCCAAAACGGACAAGCGCAAAGGCACCGGCAAATGGGTGCTGGTGCAGCTCCTGTTCATGGTGGGCTATGGGGCTGGCCTAACCATCTTTGTGCTGGGCGTGATTCCGTATTTGCAGATCGTCACGGGCGGTGGGGCGAAGGACTTGCTGGTGCGCACGGTGGCTGCTGTGGAGGCCCCGCCGCCGCCGGATTCCATGCTGGATGAGCCGCCGCCGCCGCCGGATACGCAGGAGGAGCCGCCACCGGACATGACGCCGCCGCCGGACCTGGGCTCCACCTCGCTGGACATCGGCATGGTGGGCGGCACGGGCGCGGCCATTCCCATGAACTTCGGCGGTGCGGCGATGCAAAACGCGATGGCGAATTTCAGCATGGGGGAAGCGGGCACAAAGCCGCGCGCGGTCTATCAGGTGCAGCCGAAAATTCCCGCCAACCTGCGCACCGCCAGCGGGCGGGTGGAGGTGGAGTTCACCGTGGATGTGCAGGGCCGGGTGCAGAATCCGCGCGTCACCAGTTCCTTCAGCCCTTTGATGAACGAGCCCGTCATCACCGCCATCAAGCAGTGGCGGTTTGAGCCCGGCCAGCGCGGCGGCAAACGCGTGCCCACCAAGACCAAGCAGCCCTTCAAATTTGGCAAGTAG
- a CDS encoding biopolymer transporter ExbD, translated as MAKFGQNQEPEDEAAIDISPLIDCIFILLIFFIVTTTFVEETGIEVDKPQAASASDLEKQSVMIAVTSEGQIVYGGKEIGMTGVQPTVRRFVEKDEATPVIIQVDEKAPSGLFVRVIDEAKLGGAAKVSVATQK; from the coding sequence ATGGCAAAATTTGGACAAAACCAGGAGCCGGAAGATGAGGCCGCGATTGATATCTCGCCCCTCATTGACTGTATCTTCATCCTGCTGATCTTCTTCATCGTGACGACCACCTTTGTGGAAGAAACGGGCATCGAGGTGGACAAGCCGCAGGCGGCCTCCGCCAGCGATTTGGAAAAACAGAGCGTCATGATCGCCGTGACCTCCGAAGGGCAGATCGTCTATGGCGGCAAGGAGATCGGCATGACGGGTGTGCAGCCGACGGTGCGGCGCTTTGTGGAAAAGGACGAGGCCACACCGGTGATCATCCAGGTGGATGAGAAGGCGCCTTCCGGGCTGTTCGTGCGGGTTATTGATGAGGCCAAGCTGGGCGGTGCCGCCAAGGTTTCCGTGGCCACCCAGAAGTAA
- a CDS encoding MotA/TolQ/ExbB proton channel family protein, with amino-acid sequence MSAVLPMLASLMDSLPKGAQDYVQSGFDFWDAGGWGMWPLAITAFVLYAKCGDMFYTFFLVKFRQNRYFGGRKTVSRLGADSAASLSAFQAAQRYLDFHEVRLRDNASYDDVMAAFEELRVHELPPLDRDLKFINVAVAAAPLWGLLGTVTGMLTTFDGLSKGGGGEGTMNVVAGGISEALITTETGLMIALPGYFLHYLLTGKRGRFEGFIEHLQNACGQRVLKLAKHEINVND; translated from the coding sequence ATGTCTGCCGTTTTACCGATGCTTGCCAGCCTCATGGACTCCCTGCCAAAAGGGGCGCAGGACTATGTGCAGAGCGGGTTTGATTTCTGGGATGCCGGGGGCTGGGGCATGTGGCCGCTGGCCATCACGGCCTTCGTTCTTTATGCCAAATGCGGCGACATGTTTTACACCTTCTTTCTGGTGAAGTTCCGCCAGAACCGCTACTTCGGCGGGCGCAAGACGGTGTCACGGCTGGGGGCTGACAGCGCGGCCTCCCTGTCCGCCTTCCAGGCAGCCCAGCGGTATCTGGACTTTCATGAGGTGAGGCTGCGGGACAATGCCAGTTATGATGATGTGATGGCAGCCTTTGAGGAGCTGCGGGTGCATGAGCTGCCGCCGCTGGACCGTGACCTGAAGTTTATCAATGTGGCTGTGGCTGCCGCTCCCTTGTGGGGCCTGCTGGGCACGGTGACGGGCATGCTGACCACCTTTGACGGCCTTTCCAAAGGCGGCGGTGGCGAAGGCACGATGAACGTGGTGGCTGGCGGCATCTCTGAGGCGCTCATCACCACGGAGACGGGCCTGATGATCGCACTGCCGGGTTATTTTTTGCATTATTTGTTAACCGGAAAACGCGGCCGCTTTGAGGGCTTCATCGAGCACCTGCAAAACGCCTGCGGCCAGCGTGTGCTGAAGCTGGCCAAACACGAAATCAACGTCAACGACTGA